The following coding sequences are from one Shewanella eurypsychrophilus window:
- a CDS encoding M61 family metallopeptidase, giving the protein MKPVVPLILTFSALFSSVSFAEVSYRIDLTDSQHHLAKVVVDFPQSANQHLKINLPVWRTGKYQVLPLADGIRYFSAEDETGNALPFKHTASGEWTIELEKPTSVSVTYQLYANQLGQRVGHIDATHAFLDASGTFVYSPEFKQQPISVALAVPDSWKSYSGMDAGELPNSFTANNYDVLVDSPIETGISHHRSFSADRRDYELVVWGEGNYDIEQMVTDLTKLSGQASTIWDGYPFERYVYMVHATSGASGATEHLNSTVIQRPRFSYRERKDYLGFIKTASHEFIHTWNVKAYRPAGLVPYDYQKENISDLLWIAEGSTSYFQSQLLLRAGVITAKEFFEDLAKRIVQSKNTPGREVQSVREASSSKWSSTGGDYAINHSANIYSEGYLTSLALDFSLLNDTDLEHSYRDVHQALYAQYQIPAGYSVSDVKQILKDLSGEDYQPWWQAHVDTPMSLDFSDLLDNAGLRLSYGDDSKAQAYSGVTLSGRSLKLGEVLRNGPAWNAGIVLGDEIVAINGLKVTAKGYEARIKDFTPGTEIVVSLFSDDRLKEVTLKLGEKQSGKLKLLSVKKPSRSQKAFFKAWLGIDWPFDKKGKLKDHS; this is encoded by the coding sequence GTGAAACCAGTAGTCCCATTGATTTTAACTTTTAGCGCATTATTTTCGTCGGTAAGCTTTGCCGAGGTGAGTTACCGCATTGACCTTACCGACTCCCAGCATCACTTAGCCAAAGTTGTGGTTGATTTTCCTCAATCTGCAAATCAACATCTTAAAATTAATCTTCCTGTCTGGCGCACTGGCAAATATCAAGTATTGCCCCTTGCCGATGGTATTCGTTATTTCAGTGCTGAAGATGAAACGGGTAACGCCTTACCTTTTAAGCACACAGCCAGTGGCGAGTGGACCATTGAACTTGAGAAGCCAACATCAGTCAGTGTGACTTATCAGTTATATGCCAATCAATTAGGTCAAAGGGTGGGGCATATTGATGCGACTCATGCTTTTTTAGATGCAAGTGGTACTTTTGTCTATAGCCCTGAGTTTAAACAGCAGCCGATAAGCGTCGCATTAGCAGTACCTGATAGCTGGAAGAGTTACTCAGGCATGGATGCTGGAGAGCTGCCAAATTCATTTACGGCAAACAATTATGATGTACTGGTGGACTCTCCTATAGAGACGGGGATCAGCCACCACAGAAGCTTTTCTGCCGATAGACGTGATTATGAGCTTGTTGTTTGGGGTGAGGGGAATTATGACATAGAGCAGATGGTCACCGATCTTACCAAACTCAGTGGGCAGGCAAGCACGATTTGGGACGGTTACCCGTTCGAGCGATATGTGTATATGGTTCATGCAACCAGTGGAGCAAGCGGGGCGACTGAGCATCTTAACTCTACTGTTATTCAGCGTCCTCGTTTTAGTTATCGCGAGCGAAAAGATTATTTGGGCTTTATTAAGACTGCTTCACATGAGTTTATCCATACCTGGAACGTGAAAGCTTATCGTCCAGCAGGCTTAGTGCCTTATGATTATCAAAAAGAGAATATCTCTGATCTACTTTGGATTGCTGAAGGATCGACCAGCTATTTTCAGAGCCAGCTATTACTTAGAGCCGGGGTGATCACGGCAAAAGAATTTTTTGAGGACTTAGCTAAACGGATTGTACAGAGTAAAAATACGCCAGGACGTGAAGTGCAGTCGGTGAGAGAAGCGAGTAGTAGTAAATGGTCAAGTACGGGGGGAGATTATGCTATCAATCATAGTGCAAATATCTACTCCGAAGGCTACCTAACGTCGCTGGCATTAGATTTTTCTCTGCTTAACGATACAGATTTAGAACACTCCTATCGAGACGTTCATCAGGCGCTTTATGCTCAGTATCAAATTCCTGCTGGTTATTCAGTTTCGGATGTAAAACAGATTTTAAAGGATCTGTCAGGCGAAGATTATCAGCCATGGTGGCAAGCGCATGTAGATACACCAATGAGTTTGGATTTCTCTGATTTATTAGATAATGCTGGATTAAGGCTTAGCTATGGAGATGATTCCAAAGCGCAGGCATATTCTGGTGTTACCTTAAGTGGTCGTTCGTTAAAGCTAGGCGAAGTATTACGAAATGGACCCGCCTGGAATGCCGGTATCGTGCTGGGTGATGAAATCGTCGCCATTAATGGACTGAAGGTAACAGCAAAGGGTTACGAAGCCAGAATCAAAGACTTTACACCGGGTACTGAAATTGTGGTGAGCTTATTTAGTGATGATCGTCTTAAAGAGGTGACATTAAAGCTGGGTGAAAAACAGAGTGGAAAGCTAAAGCTGCTGAGTGTTAAAAAGCCTAGCCGTAGCCAGAAAGCCTTCTTCAAAGCTTGGTTAGGAATTGATTGGCCATTCGATAAGAAAGGCAAATTGAAAGACCATAGCTGA
- a CDS encoding tetratricopeptide repeat protein, which yields MRIFSISIVFLLLIATPSTYAQDYTSLEIKIKEAPLQLLQELKNSITLPISAQNITDFDNIAKEQGYLADELKHKLQTLTRLYLNPSVKEAEKYRKTEALLALLGVIGTTTYDESYLQMLTGRFIARSQHDYKQALPYYNQSLSLIENEQDLPSQLLKQLSHFHLGSLHRILRQDKPALLHLKMYRDTAYQIRDDYLIAHAESALGSFYNKRGQLSLALQHYSEALRLSNRQAQPYLKADLQLQLARLYRDLESWTEALQYAHNAEKGFKALKMDRLRSHCMTVMAMVHANQGLWNQAIDYYLNAQQLDYKDQNLMAQALNYHNLGEAYLNNGNIPTALEFLFKSNAIFVARKSDHYLVYNHLLIAEVSLADKDWQQAENHSQLALELAEKLSLTDEKIEALQYKSHALRGMRKYDEAFETLDKLIVLSQSAAKVERDVPNYSSSILAEQKLKLEVNKLQNEQSTLSSQLDRSRVLLITSIIFILLVSLIAVNQWRRKKSLILNLLHEKEHSILEPVSGLPGYQGFIQELQTKPRDLPHSIALLSLTGQLNADLSQGFQCNNSMNKLQLEALAQRFSGQVYLIRPGLFMLTIRESLTPNEIMLRCREAIDEDYGDTCLHLGLLPLPLLMDPDIKLSTEIHYGAAQMSLAAAQSLGTDKDYYVAIKALNFAPSAVFSAPLYLHLEKGLVRGLLRVDTNGEKTDIIWPRWKSHKNIDLA from the coding sequence ATGCGCATTTTTTCTATATCGATTGTATTTTTGCTCCTTATCGCAACGCCTTCAACTTATGCTCAAGATTACACATCCCTTGAAATTAAGATTAAAGAAGCTCCCCTACAACTTCTTCAAGAGCTGAAGAATTCCATTACTCTGCCTATTTCAGCCCAGAATATTACAGACTTTGATAACATTGCTAAAGAGCAAGGTTATCTCGCTGATGAGCTAAAACATAAACTCCAAACGCTCACCCGACTGTACCTTAATCCAAGCGTCAAGGAAGCTGAGAAATACCGCAAAACAGAAGCGCTACTTGCACTTTTAGGCGTGATTGGTACAACGACTTATGATGAGAGCTATCTGCAAATGTTAACAGGTCGGTTTATTGCGAGAAGTCAACACGATTACAAGCAAGCCTTGCCGTACTATAATCAGTCACTCAGCCTGATTGAAAATGAACAAGATTTACCGTCACAGCTACTGAAGCAACTGAGTCATTTTCATCTCGGCAGTTTACATCGCATCCTGCGCCAGGATAAGCCAGCTCTACTGCATCTAAAAATGTATCGCGACACAGCCTATCAGATCAGAGATGATTACCTCATCGCTCATGCAGAATCCGCATTAGGCAGCTTTTATAATAAACGAGGCCAGTTATCTTTAGCCTTGCAGCACTACAGCGAAGCCCTTCGACTCTCAAACCGTCAAGCCCAACCTTACTTAAAGGCTGATTTGCAGTTGCAACTGGCTCGGCTATATCGTGATTTAGAGTCTTGGACTGAAGCCTTACAATATGCCCATAATGCTGAGAAAGGCTTTAAAGCACTCAAAATGGACAGACTAAGATCACACTGTATGACGGTCATGGCGATGGTGCATGCTAACCAAGGGTTATGGAATCAAGCCATTGATTATTATCTAAATGCGCAGCAACTCGATTACAAAGATCAAAATTTAATGGCACAAGCCTTAAATTACCATAACTTAGGAGAGGCTTATTTAAATAATGGCAATATTCCAACCGCATTAGAATTTTTGTTTAAATCAAACGCTATCTTTGTCGCGAGAAAAAGTGACCATTACCTAGTCTATAATCATTTATTAATTGCAGAAGTCTCGCTTGCAGATAAAGATTGGCAGCAGGCTGAAAATCATAGTCAATTAGCACTAGAGCTTGCAGAGAAACTCAGTCTTACGGATGAAAAAATTGAGGCGCTGCAATATAAATCTCATGCCTTAAGAGGCATGAGAAAATATGATGAAGCATTTGAAACCTTAGATAAACTCATTGTATTAAGCCAATCTGCTGCAAAGGTAGAACGTGATGTGCCTAACTACTCCTCGTCAATATTGGCGGAGCAGAAACTCAAACTTGAAGTCAATAAACTTCAAAATGAGCAAAGCACACTCAGCAGTCAGCTAGACCGCTCTAGGGTATTGCTAATCACATCGATCATTTTTATCTTGTTGGTTTCATTGATAGCAGTAAACCAATGGCGAAGAAAAAAATCACTTATACTCAATCTTCTGCATGAGAAAGAGCATTCTATTCTAGAGCCAGTAAGTGGGTTACCAGGATATCAGGGGTTTATCCAAGAACTACAAACTAAACCAAGAGATCTGCCCCACTCTATTGCACTACTCTCACTCACTGGCCAACTAAACGCCGACTTAAGCCAAGGCTTTCAATGTAATAACAGCATGAACAAGCTTCAACTTGAGGCATTAGCCCAACGCTTTAGTGGTCAAGTTTACCTAATTAGACCTGGGCTATTTATGCTTACCATTAGAGAAAGCCTAACACCCAATGAAATTATGCTGCGGTGCCGAGAAGCCATAGATGAAGATTATGGAGACACCTGCTTACATCTAGGTTTGCTGCCACTACCATTATTGATGGACCCAGATATCAAACTATCAACTGAAATCCATTACGGGGCTGCACAAATGAGCCTAGCAGCAGCTCAAAGCTTAGGCACGGATAAAGATTATTACGTTGCAATTAAAGCGCTCAACTTCGCGCCATCGGCAGTTTTTTCAGCCCCACTATACTTACACCTTGAAAAAGGCCTAGTGCGAGGTCTGCTAAGAGTCGATACCAATGGAGAGAAGACAGATATAATTTGGCCAAGATGGAAAAGCCATAAGAATATTGATTTAGCATAA
- a CDS encoding sensor domain-containing diguanylate cyclase, with translation MKDSMANTSQLSLLKQKLHSARVALDSMNEDKNDKLQTLLHFIGHLSLACKGQNLELDNKLAKLRHNFSNFDSFEETLPELVDVEQLLKQQYNHVMVQLEDSRASLSRVIRQIQRVESVPDKVKKEVNYFKKDLSKPFHTFWDYIPKVEKLVGFYESILEEQLAQGDKLVVLPKHRQLAHELAQMISEIEFRKDQRDRILIIKEELSNDIEIDSLIDAYQTVLSLLLDNIAREKSASQEFLFALNDALSAVREVVSDSYNNTQRSFQLKKQLNREINTRVDNVGEAIIDINDIHSLKSKVTEQLVSIRAALGRKEALEEREQALLRKSMETMRKELNDLSKEADTYKERLFEQQKLNLLDTLTQLPNRAALEERMEQEYRNFQRHKQPLWVAVADIDHFKNINDSFGHSTGDKTLQVIAMALKNSLRDTEFVARYGGEEFVLIVPDVNSTDIEHLLNRVREKVKSIPFKFKNQRITVTVSIGAAQIINNELINETFDRADAALYRAKHESRDRVIIDV, from the coding sequence ATGAAGGATTCGATGGCAAACACCTCTCAGCTCAGTTTATTAAAGCAAAAGCTTCATTCAGCCCGAGTCGCTCTCGATAGCATGAACGAAGATAAAAATGATAAATTGCAGACACTTCTGCATTTTATCGGTCATCTTAGTCTTGCCTGTAAGGGGCAAAATCTTGAGCTGGATAATAAACTGGCTAAGCTAAGACATAATTTTTCAAACTTTGATAGCTTCGAAGAAACCTTGCCTGAGCTCGTCGATGTCGAACAGCTTCTAAAGCAGCAATATAATCATGTTATGGTACAGCTCGAAGACAGTCGAGCTAGCTTGTCTCGAGTGATTAGACAGATCCAAAGAGTTGAATCAGTTCCAGATAAAGTGAAAAAGGAGGTCAATTACTTTAAAAAAGATCTCTCAAAACCTTTTCATACCTTCTGGGATTACATTCCTAAAGTCGAAAAACTTGTTGGCTTCTATGAAAGCATTTTAGAAGAGCAACTTGCTCAAGGCGATAAGCTTGTTGTGCTTCCGAAACATCGCCAACTTGCCCACGAGCTAGCACAGATGATCTCTGAAATTGAATTCAGAAAAGATCAACGTGATAGAATCCTTATTATCAAGGAAGAACTTTCTAATGATATAGAGATCGATAGCCTTATCGATGCCTATCAGACCGTGCTTTCATTATTATTGGATAATATCGCTAGAGAGAAATCGGCCTCCCAAGAGTTTCTTTTTGCCTTAAACGATGCATTATCGGCTGTTAGAGAAGTCGTTAGCGATTCCTACAATAATACTCAGCGCAGTTTCCAACTAAAGAAACAGCTCAATCGTGAAATCAATACACGGGTAGATAATGTCGGTGAAGCCATTATCGATATCAATGATATTCATAGCCTTAAGTCTAAAGTCACAGAGCAGTTAGTCTCAATACGCGCAGCGCTTGGCCGTAAAGAAGCCTTAGAGGAGCGTGAGCAAGCCTTACTACGTAAGTCTATGGAAACCATGCGTAAAGAGCTTAATGATTTAAGTAAAGAAGCAGATACTTATAAAGAGCGTTTATTTGAACAACAAAAGCTGAACTTACTCGATACGCTCACCCAATTGCCTAATAGAGCAGCATTAGAAGAACGAATGGAGCAGGAATACCGTAACTTCCAACGCCATAAACAGCCTCTTTGGGTCGCTGTAGCCGATATCGATCACTTCAAAAATATTAATGATAGTTTTGGCCATAGTACAGGTGATAAAACCTTACAAGTGATTGCAATGGCATTAAAAAATTCTCTTAGGGATACTGAGTTCGTCGCTCGTTATGGCGGTGAAGAGTTTGTACTTATCGTTCCTGATGTGAACTCGACAGATATAGAACACCTTTTAAACAGAGTAAGGGAAAAAGTAAAAAGTATTCCCTTTAAGTTTAAAAATCAGAGAATTACAGTTACAGTATCTATAGGTGCTGCACAAATTATCAATAACGAGCTCATCAACGAGACATTTGATCGAGCCGATGCAGCCCTTTATCGAGCTAAACATGAAAGCAGAGACAGAGTTATCATTGATGTATAG
- the ppnN gene encoding nucleotide 5'-monophosphate nucleosidase PpnN, giving the protein MIVKVSPKGSMDQLSQLEVDRLKQSAKSELYQLYRSCSLAVLASGLQSDNAESLFEQFNDFNINVLRRERGIKIELTNPPEAAFVDGKIIRGLQEHLFAVLRDIVYVSNKYDNLKHINLTNSSHITNVVFDILRNGQVIPLEEPSIVVCWGGHSINTIEYQYTREVGYELGLREMNICTGCGPGAMEGPMKGATIGHAKQRITQARYIGLTEPSIIAAEPPNQIVNELVILPDIEKRLEAFVRLGHGIVIFPGGAGTAEELLYLLGILLNKENQHIPFPLVLTGPKESADYFIKIDEFIGATLGEEAQSKYEIVIDDPVRVARIMSHGMDVIKDQRKTSGDSYQYNWSLKIEPEFQLPFDPTHEMMSNLNLFFQDNKAELAANLRKAFSGIVAGNVKMETIRSVKKHGPFEIKGDPTLMAMMDTLLNAFVKQQRMKLPGSAYVPCYKIDN; this is encoded by the coding sequence ATGATTGTAAAAGTCAGCCCAAAAGGAAGCATGGATCAGCTTTCCCAATTGGAAGTCGATCGCCTCAAACAAAGCGCTAAAAGCGAACTGTATCAACTCTACCGCAGCTGTTCACTTGCCGTGCTTGCTTCAGGGCTTCAGAGTGACAATGCCGAAAGCCTGTTTGAACAATTCAATGATTTCAACATTAATGTCCTGCGTCGAGAGCGCGGAATTAAAATTGAATTAACCAACCCACCAGAAGCAGCCTTTGTCGATGGTAAAATAATCAGAGGCCTTCAGGAACATCTATTTGCCGTACTGAGAGATATTGTCTACGTCAGTAACAAATACGATAACCTTAAGCATATCAACCTGACCAACTCGAGCCATATCACTAATGTCGTGTTCGATATATTAAGAAATGGACAGGTTATCCCCCTCGAAGAGCCAAGTATTGTGGTGTGCTGGGGCGGCCATAGTATCAATACCATTGAGTATCAATACACCAGAGAAGTCGGTTATGAACTGGGACTAAGGGAGATGAATATCTGTACCGGTTGTGGACCCGGTGCGATGGAAGGCCCTATGAAAGGCGCAACGATTGGTCACGCAAAACAACGTATCACTCAAGCTCGATATATAGGCCTGACAGAGCCGAGTATTATCGCAGCTGAGCCACCAAACCAGATAGTGAATGAACTCGTCATTCTCCCAGATATTGAAAAACGTCTAGAGGCATTTGTCCGCCTTGGACATGGCATAGTGATCTTTCCTGGCGGAGCGGGTACAGCCGAAGAGCTACTCTATTTACTGGGCATTTTACTCAACAAAGAAAATCAACATATTCCATTTCCATTAGTGCTCACAGGGCCTAAAGAAAGTGCCGATTACTTTATTAAAATTGATGAATTTATCGGTGCAACATTAGGCGAAGAAGCTCAAAGTAAATATGAAATTGTCATCGATGATCCTGTTCGAGTAGCTAGGATAATGAGTCATGGGATGGATGTGATTAAAGATCAGAGGAAAACCTCAGGTGATTCTTACCAATACAACTGGTCATTAAAGATAGAGCCAGAATTTCAGCTGCCTTTTGACCCCACCCATGAGATGATGAGCAATCTAAATCTGTTTTTTCAAGACAATAAAGCCGAACTAGCCGCTAATCTACGTAAAGCCTTCTCCGGTATTGTTGCCGGTAATGTAAAGATGGAAACCATAAGAAGCGTTAAAAAACATGGTCCATTTGAAATAAAGGGGGATCCAACACTGATGGCGATGATGGATACTCTGCTCAATGCTTTTGTAAAGCAACAGCGAATGAAGTTACCAGGCAGCGCCTATGTTCCCTGTTACAAGATAGATAATTAA
- the xni gene encoding flap endonuclease Xni: protein MNTFLIIDGLNLVRRIHAAQPNENDTNGLDTRVTSACKKLIKFHQPSHVAIVWDGNGISWRKQLFEDYKKGRKPMPEALAQFLPELKTHLAENHVNSLDAETEADDVIATLACKLVSSGGEAIIVSTDKGFTQLNHPKIKRWDHFNQAYLTVEEREQKLGVQHSQFIDYLALAGDSGNKIPGVPGIGPKSAIELLKTFRSLANIYTSIDNVGAKQAKKLEAGKQMARMSYKLVQLQTDMPLQANLSQFRLPQ, encoded by the coding sequence ATGAATACATTTTTAATTATTGATGGCTTAAACTTAGTTCGTCGCATTCATGCAGCACAGCCAAATGAAAATGATACCAACGGACTAGATACTCGAGTCACTTCAGCCTGTAAAAAACTGATCAAATTTCACCAACCTAGCCATGTAGCGATTGTCTGGGACGGTAACGGGATCTCTTGGCGTAAGCAGCTGTTTGAAGATTATAAGAAAGGCCGTAAACCAATGCCTGAGGCATTAGCTCAGTTTCTGCCTGAGCTTAAAACTCACCTTGCCGAAAATCATGTGAACTCTTTAGATGCCGAAACAGAGGCTGACGATGTCATCGCTACATTAGCGTGCAAGCTAGTATCCAGTGGTGGAGAGGCAATTATTGTCTCCACTGATAAAGGGTTTACCCAACTCAATCACCCTAAAATAAAGCGATGGGATCACTTTAATCAAGCCTACTTAACCGTGGAAGAAAGAGAACAAAAGCTCGGCGTACAGCACTCGCAGTTTATTGACTATTTGGCACTTGCTGGTGATAGCGGCAATAAAATCCCAGGCGTTCCCGGTATTGGCCCAAAGTCAGCAATAGAGCTACTAAAGACATTTCGTTCACTGGCCAACATCTACACATCTATTGATAACGTGGGCGCAAAGCAGGCCAAAAAGCTCGAAGCAGGCAAGCAGATGGCAAGGATGAGTTATAAGCTGGTTCAACTTCAAACAGACATGCCGCTACAAGCCAATCTCAGCCAATTTCGATTACCACAGTAA
- a CDS encoding DUF3192 domain-containing protein, protein MKSKVPFIVGTIFAVYTAFVAVVVVIYEPTPDEMHWEDRQAYNNAKLADITIGQSISEIKLLMGKADFSEAKTTGKDALQVLFYRTHHAESDGETTRDECTPLLFKNQKLIAWGADTYSQYLSASING, encoded by the coding sequence ATGAAATCTAAAGTCCCCTTCATTGTCGGCACTATTTTTGCCGTATATACCGCTTTTGTTGCGGTCGTAGTTGTTATTTATGAGCCCACTCCAGACGAAATGCATTGGGAAGATAGACAGGCATATAACAATGCCAAGCTAGCCGATATCACCATAGGTCAGAGCATATCTGAAATTAAATTGCTCATGGGGAAGGCTGATTTTTCAGAGGCTAAAACAACAGGGAAAGACGCTCTACAAGTCTTGTTTTATCGAACCCATCATGCTGAATCTGATGGTGAAACCACCAGAGACGAATGTACTCCGTTACTATTTAAAAATCAAAAACTGATCGCATGGGGAGCCGACACTTATAGTCAATATTTGTCAGCTTCAATTAATGGTTGA
- the rimJ gene encoding ribosomal protein S5-alanine N-acetyltransferase, whose product MDMGLGTSNLCLPKITTKRCLLTLLQHYDYQLLLDYYQQNRAHLSPWEPQRDSEYFTEFSMRKRLQASNDLFVHGGAVHFVAFSINETAESSQIIGVCNFTNIVRGPFQACHLGYSIAERYQGQGLMREILEAAIDYMFEQRELHRIMANYIPENRRSGKLLSSLGFEKEGLAKDYLSIAGRWQDHILTSKLNPLIIP is encoded by the coding sequence ATGGATATGGGTCTAGGTACATCAAATTTATGTTTGCCAAAAATAACAACCAAAAGATGCTTGCTTACCCTGTTACAGCATTATGATTATCAGCTGTTGCTGGATTACTATCAACAAAACAGAGCACACCTCTCCCCCTGGGAGCCGCAAAGAGATAGTGAGTACTTTACTGAGTTTTCCATGAGGAAACGTTTGCAAGCAAGTAACGACTTATTTGTACATGGTGGAGCGGTACATTTTGTCGCTTTCTCGATAAATGAGACAGCCGAAAGTTCGCAAATTATCGGTGTATGTAATTTTACCAATATCGTTCGAGGCCCTTTCCAGGCGTGTCATTTAGGTTATTCAATTGCTGAACGCTACCAAGGACAGGGCTTGATGCGTGAAATTCTTGAAGCCGCGATAGATTATATGTTCGAGCAGAGGGAGCTACATAGGATCATGGCTAATTACATACCTGAAAATAGGCGTAGCGGTAAATTGTTAAGCTCACTGGGTTTTGAAAAAGAGGGACTAGCTAAAGATTACCTAAGCATAGCGGGGCGTTGGCAAGATCATATTTTAACATCTAAACTTAACCCCTTGATTATCCCCTAG
- a CDS encoding SDR family oxidoreductase produces the protein MKKVALITGGSRGIGAATARYLANHGYAVAVNYKQNQIAAEQLVKELQDSGFEAIALQGDMSNEQQVINLFKTLDKALGRITALVNNAGILKPQMKVVEMTAERINQVLSTNVTSYFLCCREAVKRMSLTAGGFGGAIVNVSSVASRIGAAGEYVDYAASKGAVDTLTTGLSIEVANESIRVNCVRPGFIKTSMHADGGEPDRVERLAPMIPMGRGGEPEEVAAAIAWLLSDEASYVTGSFIDLAGGK, from the coding sequence ATGAAAAAAGTAGCCTTGATCACCGGTGGAAGTCGTGGCATTGGTGCTGCAACAGCGAGATATCTAGCTAACCATGGTTATGCTGTAGCAGTTAATTATAAACAGAATCAGATTGCTGCTGAGCAGTTAGTCAAAGAGCTGCAAGACTCGGGCTTTGAAGCTATCGCTCTTCAAGGCGACATGTCTAATGAGCAGCAGGTCATCAATCTATTTAAGACTTTAGATAAAGCGCTTGGGCGGATCACTGCTTTGGTTAATAACGCGGGAATATTAAAGCCACAAATGAAAGTGGTTGAAATGACTGCAGAGCGAATTAATCAAGTTTTAAGTACTAATGTGACTAGCTATTTTTTGTGTTGCCGAGAGGCTGTTAAGCGCATGTCTCTTACTGCTGGTGGATTTGGTGGTGCCATAGTCAATGTTTCATCGGTGGCGTCAAGAATTGGAGCTGCTGGCGAGTATGTTGATTACGCTGCTTCGAAAGGTGCGGTCGATACTTTAACTACAGGTTTATCGATCGAAGTTGCTAATGAGAGCATTCGGGTTAATTGCGTTAGGCCCGGTTTCATTAAGACTTCGATGCATGCTGATGGTGGAGAGCCTGACAGGGTAGAACGTTTAGCACCAATGATCCCAATGGGCAGAGGTGGTGAGCCTGAAGAGGTGGCAGCAGCTATAGCTTGGTTACTGTCTGATGAAGCTTCATACGTGACGGGGAGCTTTATCGATTTAGCAGGTGGTAAGTGA
- a CDS encoding methyltransferase family protein, whose protein sequence is MVDEKGAGVRIPPPVVYIFFMLIGVGLDLVLPLNITVPKLVSFLGIGLTVLGIVTLLYLAKQFKRANTHIEPWKPTSTIMTGGFYAYSRNPIYLIFCTITIGLGLFFSQLWLLLSVLPSCLSIYYIAIKPEEAYLADKFGDEYLSYKKRVRRWL, encoded by the coding sequence ATGGTCGATGAAAAAGGTGCTGGGGTACGCATACCTCCACCAGTTGTTTATATCTTCTTTATGTTGATAGGAGTAGGGCTTGATCTGGTATTGCCGCTGAATATCACTGTGCCCAAGCTAGTCAGTTTTTTAGGTATTGGATTAACTGTGCTGGGCATAGTGACTCTACTGTATTTGGCGAAGCAATTTAAACGCGCTAATACCCACATTGAACCGTGGAAGCCAACGTCGACGATCATGACTGGTGGCTTTTATGCTTACTCTCGTAATCCTATATATCTCATTTTTTGCACCATCACCATTGGCTTAGGATTATTTTTTAGTCAACTTTGGTTATTGCTGAGTGTGTTGCCATCTTGCCTGTCGATTTATTATATTGCGATTAAGCCGGAGGAAGCATATTTAGCTGATAAATTTGGTGATGAGTACCTTAGCTATAAAAAGCGGGTTCGACGTTGGTTATGA
- a CDS encoding MarC family protein, which produces MDGLWLHMGTVFMGFFAIMNPIANVPIFLGLTSEEDEQTTKAIAFRALLLAFIIITLFSLAGQYIFTLFGISLSAFRITGGLLVFLIGFHMLQGNNSSVHHPDHAQLAESKQNASEKAQAREAALSIAVSPLALPILAGPGTIATAMSFSAAGGIEEMLITISAFGLLCVITYGFFISGGKLVGFLGSAALGAITRMMGLILAVIGTQMAIEGIKGAFSL; this is translated from the coding sequence ATGGATGGACTCTGGTTGCACATGGGAACGGTATTTATGGGGTTCTTTGCCATTATGAACCCTATTGCGAATGTGCCAATATTTTTAGGGTTAACCTCTGAAGAGGATGAACAAACGACCAAAGCTATCGCTTTTCGAGCCCTACTGCTGGCTTTTATTATCATCACGCTATTCTCGTTAGCGGGTCAATATATCTTTACTCTGTTTGGCATCTCACTGTCTGCTTTCAGAATCACCGGCGGTCTGCTAGTTTTCTTGATTGGTTTTCATATGCTTCAAGGAAACAACTCCAGTGTTCATCATCCTGATCATGCGCAATTAGCTGAGAGTAAACAAAATGCCAGTGAGAAAGCTCAGGCTCGAGAGGCGGCCTTGAGTATTGCGGTTTCTCCCTTGGCGCTGCCGATTCTTGCAGGGCCAGGTACCATTGCTACAGCCATGAGTTTTTCTGCCGCAGGAGGGATAGAGGAGATGCTAATCACCATTAGTGCATTTGGACTACTTTGTGTCATTACTTATGGCTTCTTTATTTCAGGTGGCAAATTAGTTGGCTTTTTAGGCAGTGCCGCTTTAGGTGCCATTACCCGTATGATGGGGCTGATTTTAGCTGTTATAGGCACTCAAATGGCGATAGAAGGTATAAAAGGGGCTTTTAGCCTGTAG